A region from the Volucribacter amazonae genome encodes:
- the rplS gene encoding 50S ribosomal protein L19: MSNIIKQLEQEQLKQNVPSFRPGDTLEVKVWVKEGNKKRLQAFEGVVIAIRNRGLHSAFTLRKISNGVGVERVFQTHSPIIDSISVKRKGAVRKAKLYYLRERSGKSARIKERLGD; this comes from the coding sequence ATGAGTAACATCATTAAACAACTTGAACAAGAACAACTTAAACAAAACGTGCCTAGCTTTCGCCCGGGTGATACTTTAGAAGTGAAAGTATGGGTAAAAGAAGGTAACAAAAAACGTTTACAAGCATTTGAAGGCGTTGTTATCGCTATTCGCAATCGTGGTTTACATTCTGCCTTTACGTTGCGTAAAATTTCTAATGGCGTTGGTGTTGAGCGTGTATTCCAAACTCACTCTCCAATCATTGATAGCATTAGCGTGAAACGTAAAGGTGCGGTACGCAAAGCGAAACTTTACTACTTACGTGAGCGTTCAGGTAAATCTGCACGTATTAAAGAACGCTTAGGCGACTAA
- the rpsP gene encoding 30S ribosomal protein S16, with protein sequence MVTIRLSRGGAKKRPFYQIVVADSRSPRDGRFIERVGFFNPLASGQAEPLRINLERVDYWLSQGATLSDRVNSLVKQARKAA encoded by the coding sequence ATGGTAACCATTCGTTTATCTCGTGGCGGAGCAAAAAAACGCCCATTTTATCAAATTGTTGTTGCTGACAGCCGTTCACCACGTGACGGTCGTTTTATTGAACGTGTTGGCTTTTTTAATCCATTAGCTTCTGGTCAAGCTGAGCCTTTACGTATTAATTTAGAGCGTGTTGATTACTGGTTAAGTCAAGGTGCAACCTTATCTGATCGTGTAAACAGCTTAGTAAAACAAGCTCGTAAAGCAGCATAA
- the trmD gene encoding tRNA (guanosine(37)-N1)-methyltransferase TrmD: MQIGIISLFPEMFKAITEFGVTGRAVKQNLLSIQCWNPRDFTSDKHKTVDDRPYGGGPGMLMMVQPLRDAIHCAKQNIGEQAKVIYLSPQGRKLDQAGVKYLSTYQKLILVCGRYEGIDERLIETEIDEEWSIGDYVLTGGELPAMTLIDAVARFIPGVLGKAISAQEDSFAEGLLDCPHYTRPEWLDGLTVPKVLMSGNHEEIRQWRLKQSLLRTWLRRPELLESLALTDEQRKLLAQVQLEYQANIS, from the coding sequence ATGCAGATTGGTATTATTAGCCTTTTTCCCGAGATGTTTAAAGCAATTACGGAATTTGGGGTAACAGGACGAGCCGTTAAACAAAATTTGTTAAGCATACAATGTTGGAATCCACGAGATTTCACCAGTGATAAACATAAAACCGTTGATGATCGCCCTTATGGTGGTGGTCCGGGTATGTTAATGATGGTGCAACCTTTGCGTGATGCAATTCATTGTGCTAAACAAAATATTGGCGAACAGGCAAAGGTCATTTACCTTTCGCCACAAGGACGTAAACTTGATCAGGCTGGAGTAAAATATTTATCCACATATCAAAAACTTATTTTAGTATGTGGGCGTTACGAAGGTATTGATGAACGATTGATTGAAACTGAAATTGATGAAGAATGGTCAATTGGTGATTACGTTTTAACAGGGGGAGAATTGCCCGCAATGACCTTGATCGATGCGGTAGCAAGATTTATCCCTGGGGTATTGGGCAAAGCCATTTCAGCACAAGAAGATTCTTTTGCAGAAGGTTTATTAGATTGCCCACATTATACACGCCCTGAATGGTTAGATGGTTTGACTGTCCCTAAGGTATTAATGTCTGGTAACCATGAAGAAATCCGCCAATGGCGATTGAAGCAATCTTTATTGCGTACTTGGTTAAGACGACCTGAGCTATTAGAAAGCCTAGCTCTGACTGACGAACAACGTAAGCTGTTGGCTCAAGTGCAACTTGAGTATCAAGCAAATATCAGTTAA
- a CDS encoding 7-cyano-7-deazaguanine/7-aminomethyl-7-deazaguanine transporter translates to MLKQSLVFTHQQKIYSLFLLSFFHIFIITASNYLVQIPFEIRIPLAIFAQKDFIFHSTWGTLTFPFIFLATDLTVRIFGANSARIIIFIVMFPALIISYVVSVLFSEGVYQGLSAVSIFNIFVFRIAIASFLAYVFGQLLDVLVFNQLRRLPQWWIAPSCSMILGSAMDTFLFFAVAFYQSTDPFMAEHWLSLGLVDYLFKLFIGILLFVPAYGVVLDVILRKINRLTQ, encoded by the coding sequence ATGTTAAAACAATCATTAGTCTTTACGCATCAACAAAAAATTTATTCACTTTTCTTACTGAGTTTTTTCCATATTTTTATTATTACTGCCAGTAATTATTTGGTACAAATCCCCTTTGAGATTCGTATTCCCCTAGCAATTTTTGCACAGAAAGATTTTATCTTTCATAGCACTTGGGGGACACTTACCTTTCCTTTTATTTTTTTAGCTACAGATTTAACCGTACGCATTTTTGGGGCAAATTCCGCGCGTATTATTATTTTTATTGTGATGTTCCCTGCATTAATCATTAGCTATGTGGTTTCTGTTTTGTTTTCAGAGGGGGTATATCAAGGGCTAAGTGCGGTCAGTATTTTCAATATTTTTGTTTTTCGTATTGCCATTGCTAGCTTTTTAGCTTATGTGTTTGGGCAACTTTTAGATGTATTAGTCTTTAACCAATTACGCCGTTTGCCGCAATGGTGGATAGCCCCAAGTTGTTCAATGATTTTGGGATCAGCAATGGATACATTTTTGTTTTTTGCGGTAGCTTTTTATCAAAGTACTGATCCTTTTATGGCAGAACATTGGCTAAGTTTAGGTTTGGTGGATTATTTATTTAAACTCTTTATTGGCATTTTATTGTTTGTGCCAGCTTATGGAGTGGTACTTGATGTTATTTTACGAAAAATTAATCGTTTAACGCAGTAA
- the rpmE gene encoding 50S ribosomal protein L31 — protein MRKGIHPEYKEITATCSCGNVIKTRSTVGKDINLDVCGVCHPFYTGKQRVVDTGGRVERFNKRFNIPSTK, from the coding sequence ATGAGAAAAGGTATTCACCCAGAATATAAAGAAATTACGGCAACTTGTTCTTGCGGTAATGTTATCAAAACTCGCTCTACTGTGGGTAAAGATATTAACTTAGATGTGTGTGGTGTTTGCCACCCATTCTATACAGGTAAACAACGTGTTGTTGATACAGGTGGTCGTGTAGAACGCTTTAACAAACGTTTCAATATTCCAAGTACAAAATAA
- the rimM gene encoding ribosome maturation factor RimM (Essential for efficient processing of 16S rRNA), giving the protein MSEQRITVVGKLGSTYGIRGWLRIYSSTEQSESIFAYQPWYLKIKGKWQQTELETWRYHNNDLIVKLKHIDDRESAQTLANIEIGVDLAVFPQLEEGDYYWHDLIGCQVINLQGYNMGVVSEMMETGSNDVLVVRAMNKDAFAKQERLIPFLLEQVVKRVDLTTKTIEVDWDAGF; this is encoded by the coding sequence ATGAGTGAACAACGTATTACAGTTGTTGGGAAATTAGGTTCCACTTATGGTATTCGTGGTTGGCTACGCATCTATTCATCAACAGAACAAAGTGAAAGCATCTTTGCTTATCAGCCTTGGTATTTAAAAATTAAAGGCAAATGGCAACAAACAGAATTAGAAACTTGGCGTTATCACAATAATGATTTAATTGTTAAATTAAAACATATTGATGATCGTGAAAGCGCTCAAACTCTCGCTAATATTGAAATTGGCGTTGATCTAGCCGTATTCCCACAACTTGAGGAAGGCGATTATTATTGGCACGATTTAATTGGTTGTCAGGTCATTAATCTGCAAGGCTATAATATGGGCGTAGTTTCTGAAATGATGGAAACAGGTTCTAATGATGTGTTGGTCGTAAGAGCAATGAATAAAGATGCTTTTGCTAAGCAAGAACGATTAATTCCGTTTTTGCTTGAACAAGTAGTTAAAAGAGTCGATCTCACCACCAAAACAATAGAAGTGGATTGGGACGCTGGTTTCTAA
- a CDS encoding anaerobic C4-dicarboxylate transporter, with amino-acid sequence MLYLEFLFLIFMLYIGSRFGGIGLGVISGIGLAIEVFIFRMPVGKAPVDVMLIILAVVTCASILEAAGGLKYMLQIAERILRSNPKRVTFLGPIVTYLMTFMLGTGHSVYSIMPIIGDVALKNNIRPERPMAAASVASQLAITSSPLAAAVAYYLTQIAQIPGYEHISLLNIISVTIPATFIGTLAICFYSLRRGKELQEDPEYQRRLQDPVWRERIMNTTATSLNEELPNSAKNAVYLFLLSLVAVVSIAMFPDIRSIGDSAKPISMSLVIQMMMLAFGGIILVLTKTNPQTVPNGVVFKSGMVACIAIFGIAWMSDTYFQYAMPEFKAAVTSMVEHYPWTFAFALFAVSVVINSQAATAVMMLPVGIGLGLPAPLLVGLLPATYAYFFIPNYPSDIATVNFDPTGTTKIGKYYFNHSFMVPGLIGVVVACFVGYFVAQIVIS; translated from the coding sequence ATGCTTTATCTAGAGTTTCTTTTTCTTATTTTCATGCTTTATATTGGCAGTCGCTTTGGTGGGATTGGCTTAGGGGTTATTTCAGGGATAGGATTAGCCATTGAAGTCTTTATCTTCCGTATGCCCGTAGGTAAAGCCCCTGTTGATGTGATGCTGATTATTTTAGCGGTGGTAACCTGTGCATCTATTTTAGAAGCGGCAGGTGGCTTAAAATATATGTTGCAAATTGCTGAACGAATTTTAAGAAGTAATCCTAAACGGGTAACCTTTCTTGGGCCTATTGTTACCTATCTTATGACCTTTATGCTAGGAACAGGGCATTCAGTCTATTCTATTATGCCGATTATTGGCGATGTGGCGTTAAAAAATAATATTCGTCCAGAACGCCCAATGGCAGCGGCATCAGTTGCCTCACAGCTTGCTATTACCTCAAGTCCCTTAGCGGCAGCGGTGGCGTATTATCTTACCCAAATCGCACAAATCCCGGGCTATGAACATATTAGCTTATTAAATATTATTTCAGTTACCATACCAGCAACCTTTATCGGTACTTTAGCCATTTGTTTTTATAGCTTACGGCGTGGTAAAGAGCTACAAGAGGATCCTGAATACCAACGCCGTTTGCAAGATCCAGTATGGCGTGAGCGTATTATGAATACCACTGCAACCTCGTTGAACGAAGAATTGCCAAATTCAGCGAAAAATGCGGTGTATTTATTTCTACTCTCGCTTGTAGCGGTAGTCAGTATTGCTATGTTCCCTGATATTCGTTCCATTGGTGACAGCGCTAAACCAATTTCAATGTCTTTGGTTATCCAGATGATGATGCTAGCGTTTGGCGGTATTATTTTGGTACTCACTAAAACCAATCCGCAAACCGTACCTAATGGCGTGGTATTTAAATCTGGTATGGTGGCTTGTATTGCGATTTTTGGGATTGCGTGGATGAGTGATACCTATTTCCAATATGCTATGCCAGAATTTAAAGCCGCAGTAACCTCAATGGTGGAGCATTATCCTTGGACATTTGCTTTTGCTCTCTTTGCCGTATCCGTTGTGATTAATAGTCAAGCAGCGACTGCGGTTATGATGTTACCTGTGGGCATTGGATTAGGTTTGCCAGCACCATTATTAGTAGGCTTATTGCCAGCAACTTATGCCTATTTCTTTATTCCAAACTATCCGTCAGATATTGCCACAGTCAATTTTGACCCAACAGGCACGACTAAAATCGGTAAATATTACTTTAACCACAGTTTTATGGTACCGGGGCTGATTGGTGTCGTGGTGGCTTGTTTTGTGGGCTATTTTGTTGCTCAAATTGTAATTAGCTAA
- a CDS encoding aromatic amino acid transport family protein yields MKNRILGSALMIAGTTIGAGMLAMPLTSAGMGFTATFLLLIGLWALLTYTGLLFMEVYQTAPRKDVGVASLAEQYFGLPGRILATLSLLILLYALLSAYVTGGGSLVAGLLPTIGDEKLTLQIGIILFTVILGAFVIIGIKGVDGLTRLLFSGKIIAFVIVLFMMLPKAKLENLTAIPIDNRLILSAVPIFFTAYGFHVIMASINTYLDADIRRIRTAVIIGTCIPLVAYLLWQLATHGVLTQSEFMQILKEDATLNGLVKATRQITGSEILGEAVRLFSALALITSFLGVALGIFEGVGDLLKRMNLPANRLSLTPLTFIPPLIFALFYPNGFIAALGYAGLLFAFYGLILPTALAWKARKQHPNLPYRVAGGNFSLVITLIMGIIIILIPFLIQAGYLPAVVG; encoded by the coding sequence ATGAAAAATAGAATTCTCGGTAGTGCCTTAATGATCGCAGGTACGACTATCGGTGCGGGTATGCTTGCTATGCCACTGACTTCCGCAGGTATGGGGTTTACTGCGACGTTTCTTTTGTTGATCGGTTTATGGGCATTATTAACCTATACAGGTTTATTATTTATGGAGGTTTACCAAACCGCCCCTCGTAAAGATGTAGGGGTAGCTAGTTTAGCAGAACAGTATTTTGGTTTACCGGGTAGAATTCTTGCCACTTTATCCCTACTTATTTTATTGTATGCCCTACTTTCAGCCTATGTTACAGGTGGTGGTTCATTAGTTGCAGGTTTACTTCCAACGATTGGTGATGAAAAACTTACGCTACAAATTGGTATTATTCTATTTACTGTGATTTTAGGGGCTTTTGTGATCATTGGCATAAAAGGCGTAGATGGGCTAACTCGCTTATTATTTTCAGGGAAAATCATTGCTTTTGTCATTGTCCTCTTTATGATGTTGCCTAAGGCAAAATTAGAAAATCTCACCGCTATTCCTATTGACAACCGCCTTATTCTGTCAGCCGTACCTATTTTTTTCACTGCTTATGGCTTTCATGTGATTATGGCAAGTATCAATACCTACCTTGATGCTGATATTCGCCGTATTCGCACTGCTGTCATTATTGGCACTTGTATTCCTCTTGTGGCTTATTTGCTTTGGCAATTAGCAACCCATGGGGTATTAACCCAAAGTGAATTTATGCAAATACTAAAAGAAGATGCCACGCTTAATGGTTTAGTGAAAGCCACAAGACAAATTACTGGCAGCGAAATCCTTGGCGAGGCAGTTCGTTTATTTTCAGCACTTGCTTTGATTACGTCATTTTTGGGCGTTGCTTTAGGGATCTTTGAAGGGGTAGGTGATTTACTTAAGCGAATGAATCTACCTGCTAACCGTCTTTCTTTAACGCCATTAACCTTTATTCCGCCGTTAATTTTTGCTTTGTTTTATCCGAATGGTTTTATTGCAGCATTAGGCTATGCGGGATTATTATTTGCCTTTTATGGGTTAATTTTGCCTACGGCGTTAGCTTGGAAAGCTCGCAAACAACACCCTAATTTGCCTTATCGTGTTGCTGGGGGCAATTTTAGTTTAGTGATTACACTGATTATGGGGATCATTATTATTTTAATTCCATTTTTAATCCAAGCAGGTTATTTGCCTGCGGTGGTGGGATAA